The DNA segment AGATTTTATAGCCTGTTTCCTCCTCCGTTTCTCTCCGGATACAGTCTTCGGCATTGTCTTTATCCAACAGGCCGGCACAGGTTTCAATGAGCATTCCGCTTTCATTTCCATTGAGAAAAGTGGGTAATCGGAACTGACGGGTTAAAATCACGGTTTTCATCGTTTTGTTGTACAGCAAAATCGTTGCGCCATTACCTCTGTCGTAAGCCTCCCGGTTTTGGGTCTGCCAGGTTCCGTCTTTTTTAAGGTATTCGTAGGTGATCTTTCTCAGGGTATACCAGTTGTCCGATAAAATGTCTGTCTG comes from the Pedobacter sp. FW305-3-2-15-E-R2A2 genome and includes:
- the nudK gene encoding GDP-mannose pyrophosphatase NudK, which produces MKHPKVNILQTDILSDNWYTLRKITYEYLKKDGTWQTQNREAYDRGNGATILLYNKTMKTVILTRQFRLPTFLNGNESGMLIETCAGLLDKDNAEDCIRRETEEETGYKISDVKKVFEAYMSPGSVTEMLYFFIAEYSKSMKVTDGGGIAQEQEEIEVLEMHIDKAMELMYSGEIKDGKTIMLLQHLKLANIL